A genome region from Musa acuminata AAA Group cultivar baxijiao chromosome BXJ3-5, Cavendish_Baxijiao_AAA, whole genome shotgun sequence includes the following:
- the LOC135638333 gene encoding probable small nuclear ribonucleoprotein F isoform X1, with translation MVLLQTVPVNPKPFLNNLTGKPVIVKLKWGMEYKGYLVSVDSYMNLQLANTEEYIDGQFTGNLGEILIRCNNVLYLRGVPEDEEIEDAD, from the exons ATGGTTTTATTGCAGACTGTGCCAGTTAACCCAAAACCTTTCTTGAACAATTTGACTGGGAAGCCTGTGATTGTGAAACTGAAGTGGGGAATGGAATACAAAG GTTATCTTGTGTCGGTAGATTCCTACATGAACTTGCAG TTGGCCAACACTGAAGAATACATTGATGGGCAATTCACTGGGAACCTGGGGGAGATTCTGATAAG ATGCAACAATGTGCTGTATCTACGTGGTGTGCCAGAAGATGAAGAGATTGAAGATGCGGACTGA
- the LOC135638333 gene encoding probable small nuclear ribonucleoprotein F isoform X2 gives MATVPVNPKPFLNNLTGKPVIVKLKWGMEYKGYLVSVDSYMNLQLANTEEYIDGQFTGNLGEILIRCNNVLYLRGVPEDEEIEDAD, from the exons ACTGTGCCAGTTAACCCAAAACCTTTCTTGAACAATTTGACTGGGAAGCCTGTGATTGTGAAACTGAAGTGGGGAATGGAATACAAAG GTTATCTTGTGTCGGTAGATTCCTACATGAACTTGCAG TTGGCCAACACTGAAGAATACATTGATGGGCAATTCACTGGGAACCTGGGGGAGATTCTGATAAG ATGCAACAATGTGCTGTATCTACGTGGTGTGCCAGAAGATGAAGAGATTGAAGATGCGGACTGA